The Arachis hypogaea cultivar Tifrunner chromosome 14, arahy.Tifrunner.gnm2.J5K5, whole genome shotgun sequence genome has a segment encoding these proteins:
- the LOC112742692 gene encoding uncharacterized protein, with the protein MPSQPLPNPKGGINAITLRSGTQLKERDSKAPSPMKVAQGEDGVEIEEIEEEEESHVIVKDEDPQPRSEVPRKEQILEEVAQPIPFPTLARKAKKRVKLDPTMVKMFKRVEVTIPLFDSIHQVPKYAKFLKDLYMNKDRIHELETIPLGSSISALMGSIPEKCVDPGPCLVSCVIDGVQFVDCMCDLGACVSIMSLSVYHLLKLPPLKRSAARFVLADKSIITVSGIAKDVLVNIKGLIFPIDFHIIEMPPTESERASYILLGRPFLRTSRFKLDAHSGTYSFEINGRVVSFSLEEAIRHPPENHSIFWCDLIDNIVAEVHYAKLEEKHMIEGNSEDPSEEVQVTS; encoded by the coding sequence ATGccctctcaacctttacccaaccctaAAGGTGGCATCAACGCCATAACCTTGAGGTCCGGAACTCAATTGAAGGAAAGGGATTCAAAGGCACCTAGTCCAATGAAAGTTGCTCAAGGGGAAGATGGAgttgagatagaagaaattgaagaagaggaggagtcaCATGTAATAGTTAAAGATGAAGACCCTCAACCAAGGAGTGAAGTCCCTAGAAAGGAGCAAATCTTGGAGGAAGTGGCTCAACCAattccatttcctacattggcaaGAAAGGCTAAAAAGCGTGTGAAACTTGACCCAACAATGGTAAAGATGTTCAAGAGAGTGGAGGTAACTATCCCCCTCTTTGATTCTATACATCAAGTGCCTAAATATGCGAAATTTCTTAAGGACTTGTATATGAACAAAGATAGAATTCATGAGTTGGAAaccattccattgggtagttccaTTTCGGCTTTGATGGGATCCATTCCGGAAAAGTGCGTTGATCCGGGTCCTTGTTTAGTTTCTTGCGTCATTGATGGAGTCCAATTCGTTGATTGTATGTGCGACCTTGGTGCATGCGTTAGCATTATGTCGCTTTCCGTTTATCATCTATTGAAGCTCCCACCGTTGAAGCGGTCGGCGGCTAGGTTTGTCTTGGCGGACAAGAGCATAATAACCGTGTCGGGTATTGCGAAAGATGTGTTGGTCAACATCAAGGGCTTGATATTTCCAATTGATTTCCATATCATCGAGATGCCACCAACTGAATCTGAGAGGGCGTCATATATCCTACTTGGGAGGCCGTTTTTGAGGACTTCtagattcaagttggatgccCATTCGGGAACCTACTCATTCGAGATAAATGGGAGAGTTGTAAGTTTTAGCCTAGAAGAGGCAATAAGACACCCACCGGAGAACCATTCCATATTCTGGTGTGATCTAATTGACAACATTGTGGCGGAAGTGCATTATGCAAAGCTAGAAGAGAAACATATGATTGAAGGAAATAGTGAAGATCCAAGTGAAGAAGTTCAAGTGACAAGCTAA